In Deltaproteobacteria bacterium, one genomic interval encodes:
- the lexA gene encoding transcriptional repressor LexA yields the protein MNLTPAQMRVYEFLQHYMQQNGYAPSYDEIRRRLGFRSLNAVYKHLKQLEERGMIRSPLKNRKRALELLRVRTGAVSIPFLGIVAAGTPIEPMEEPESIEVPESLLGSGSNFALRVQGESMIEEGIREGDLLIVSRQARAENGQTVVALVRGEATVKKLYQHDNEIELRPANSRMEPIRAPAAEVEIVGVVVGLLRHYRPRRLRND from the coding sequence AACACTACATGCAACAGAACGGGTATGCGCCCAGCTACGATGAAATCCGGCGACGTCTGGGATTCCGGTCCCTGAACGCCGTTTACAAGCATTTGAAGCAGCTGGAAGAACGGGGAATGATCCGGAGCCCCTTGAAAAATCGAAAACGGGCCCTGGAACTTCTGCGGGTGCGCACCGGCGCCGTTTCCATTCCTTTTCTGGGGATTGTGGCTGCCGGAACGCCCATCGAACCCATGGAAGAACCGGAATCCATCGAGGTCCCGGAAAGTCTTCTCGGAAGCGGCAGCAACTTCGCGCTCCGGGTTCAGGGTGAATCCATGATCGAAGAGGGAATCCGGGAGGGGGATCTCCTTATCGTCAGCCGGCAGGCGCGGGCGGAAAACGGACAGACCGTGGTGGCTCTGGTGCGCGGCGAAGCCACCGTCAAGAAACTTTACCAGCACGATAACGAAATCGAACTGAGACCGGCGAACAGCCGGATGGAACCGATTCGCGCTCCGGCGGCCGAAGTGGAAATCGTGGGGGTTGTAGTTGGACTGCTGCGGCACTATCGGCCGCGTCGTCTCCGGAACGATTAA